The Streptomyces sp. NL15-2K genome contains a region encoding:
- a CDS encoding NADP-dependent oxidoreductase, with protein sequence MNRTAQAVRFDQYGDRDVLRVTDVPMPEPAPGEVVVEVRAAAVNPFDTTLRSGVIRHLFPLDFPSGQGSDLAGVVTAVGAEVDGLAVGDEVLGWTPAAGAHATHLAVPADRLVTKPPRMSWEVAGSLHMVGATAYAAARAVTVQPGETVAVSAAAGGVGSFLVQMLAGRGVRVLGIASPANTEWLDRHGVIPVPYGDGLRERLEHAAGAGGVDVFIDLYGPEYLDLAVDLGIKPERIQTTVAMERAAEIGARTDGRHNATAREILLELVDLVASGAVEIPIAATYPLDRVADAFAELEQRHTRGKIVLIP encoded by the coding sequence ATGAACCGAACAGCACAGGCAGTACGTTTTGACCAGTACGGCGATCGTGACGTGCTGCGCGTCACCGATGTCCCGATGCCCGAGCCGGCGCCGGGGGAAGTCGTCGTCGAGGTGCGTGCCGCCGCCGTCAACCCTTTTGACACCACGCTCCGCTCCGGGGTGATCCGGCATCTGTTCCCGCTGGACTTCCCCTCCGGCCAGGGCAGCGACCTCGCCGGGGTCGTCACAGCCGTCGGTGCCGAGGTCGACGGACTCGCCGTCGGCGACGAGGTGCTCGGCTGGACGCCGGCGGCGGGTGCGCACGCGACGCACCTGGCTGTCCCGGCGGACCGGCTGGTGACCAAACCGCCTCGGATGAGCTGGGAGGTGGCGGGCTCCCTGCACATGGTCGGCGCCACGGCCTACGCCGCCGCCCGCGCCGTCACCGTCCAGCCCGGCGAGACCGTCGCGGTGTCCGCTGCCGCGGGCGGGGTCGGTTCGTTCCTCGTACAGATGCTCGCCGGCCGGGGAGTGCGCGTGCTCGGCATCGCCTCACCGGCCAACACCGAGTGGCTGGACAGGCACGGCGTCATCCCGGTGCCGTACGGAGACGGCCTTCGCGAACGGCTCGAACACGCGGCCGGGGCGGGTGGAGTCGACGTGTTCATCGACCTCTACGGGCCCGAGTACCTCGACCTGGCGGTCGATCTCGGCATCAAGCCGGAACGCATCCAGACGACAGTCGCCATGGAACGCGCCGCGGAGATCGGCGCCAGGACCGACGGCCGCCACAACGCGACCGCCCGCGAGATCCTGCTGGAGCTGGTCGATCTGGTCGCCTCGGGCGCCGTCGAGATACCGATCGCCGCCACGTACCCGCTCGACCGCGTCGCCGACGCCTTCGCGGAGCTGGAGCAGCGGCACACCCGCGGCAAGATCGTCCTGATCCCCTGA
- a CDS encoding HAMP domain-containing sensor histidine kinase yields MRSRFRRWPLRARVGVIVTALCAGAIAVVALTWLASGADPVAIVTAELVGLCVVALVTTALVRRELRPLEQAAAMADSIAAGDLARRLPEAVTDPTTEVGRLAEALNRMVDQIQAALTARERSESRMRQFVADASHELRTPLQSLRGYAELHQRGALPDMAAVDEAMARVLSEVHRMTRLVEALLMLARFDEEYEEDTADLEPVDLSRIVDESCRDALAAEPGRPLEKHIEPGASVLGDEAQLRGLLANLLGNVRMHTPATARCVVALSTSGDEVTLLVQDEGPGVPSDAVAHVFDRFYRADKSRSRASGGSGLGLSIVAAIAEVHHARVELDSTPGKGTRVYVVFPVLREQASAHA; encoded by the coding sequence TTGAGGAGCCGCTTCCGGAGGTGGCCGCTGCGCGCCCGGGTCGGCGTGATCGTCACCGCCCTGTGCGCGGGGGCCATCGCCGTCGTCGCCCTCACCTGGCTCGCGAGCGGGGCCGATCCCGTCGCCATCGTGACCGCGGAGCTGGTGGGGCTCTGCGTGGTGGCGCTGGTGACCACGGCGCTGGTGCGGCGTGAGCTGCGGCCCCTCGAACAGGCCGCGGCGATGGCCGACTCGATCGCCGCCGGCGATCTGGCCCGCCGACTGCCCGAGGCCGTCACCGACCCCACCACCGAGGTCGGCCGCCTCGCCGAGGCCCTGAACCGCATGGTCGACCAGATCCAGGCCGCCCTCACGGCCCGCGAGCGCTCGGAATCCCGGATGCGTCAGTTCGTCGCCGACGCCTCCCACGAACTGCGCACCCCTTTGCAGTCCCTGCGCGGCTACGCCGAACTCCACCAGCGCGGTGCCCTGCCGGACATGGCGGCGGTCGACGAGGCCATGGCCCGCGTCCTGTCCGAGGTCCACCGCATGACCCGGCTCGTCGAGGCGCTGCTCATGCTCGCCCGCTTCGACGAGGAGTACGAAGAGGACACAGCGGATCTGGAACCCGTCGATCTCAGCAGGATCGTCGACGAGTCCTGCCGCGACGCGCTCGCGGCCGAACCCGGACGCCCGCTGGAGAAACACATCGAGCCCGGCGCGTCCGTGCTGGGCGACGAAGCACAATTGCGCGGCCTGCTGGCCAACCTGCTGGGCAACGTCCGTATGCACACTCCCGCCACCGCGCGCTGCGTGGTGGCACTGAGCACGAGCGGTGACGAGGTGACGTTGCTGGTCCAGGACGAAGGGCCGGGTGTTCCCTCGGATGCCGTCGCCCATGTCTTCGACCGCTTCTACCGTGCGGACAAGAGTCGCAGCCGGGCCAGCGGCGGCAGCGGGCTGGGCCTGTCCATCGTCGCCGCCATCGCCGAAGTCCATCACGCGCGTGTCGAACTCGACAGCACGCCGGGCAAGGGCACGCGCGTCTACGTGGTCTTCCCGGTCCTGCGGGAGCAGGCGTCCGCGCACGCCTGA